The following are from one region of the Mycolicibacterium helvum genome:
- a CDS encoding sugar phosphate isomerase/epimerase family protein → MRPAIKVGLSTASVYPLRTEAAFEYAAELGYDGVELMVWAETVSQDVGAIAKLSRRYNMPVLSVHAPCLLISQRVWGANPIPKLTRSVQAAERLGAQTVVVHPPFRWQRRYADGFSEQVAELESRSDVLVAVENMFPFRTDRFFGSGDPSIERMRKRGGRPGVGISAFAPSYDPLDGNHAHYTLDLSHTATAGTDALEMAERMGSGLVHLHLCDGNGASTDEHLVPGRGTQPTAEVCQMLAASDFTGHVILEVTTSGARTKAEREELLVESLQFARTHLLR, encoded by the coding sequence GTGCGCCCCGCAATCAAGGTCGGTCTGTCGACGGCCTCGGTCTATCCGCTGAGGACCGAGGCCGCTTTCGAGTACGCGGCCGAATTAGGTTACGACGGTGTCGAACTCATGGTGTGGGCCGAGACGGTCAGCCAGGACGTCGGGGCCATCGCCAAGCTGTCGCGCCGCTACAACATGCCGGTGTTGTCGGTGCACGCGCCCTGTCTGCTGATCTCTCAGCGGGTGTGGGGGGCCAACCCCATCCCGAAGCTGACCCGCAGCGTGCAGGCCGCCGAGCGGCTCGGTGCACAGACCGTGGTGGTGCACCCACCATTCCGGTGGCAGCGCCGGTACGCCGACGGATTCAGCGAGCAGGTCGCCGAGTTGGAGAGCCGCAGCGATGTGCTGGTGGCGGTGGAGAATATGTTCCCGTTCCGCACCGACCGGTTCTTCGGCTCAGGGGACCCGTCGATCGAACGGATGCGTAAGCGCGGTGGCCGTCCCGGCGTTGGGATTTCGGCGTTCGCGCCGTCCTACGACCCGCTCGACGGCAACCACGCCCACTACACGTTGGACCTGTCGCATACCGCGACGGCGGGCACCGACGCCCTGGAGATGGCCGAGCGGATGGGCTCCGGGCTGGTGCACCTGCACCTGTGCGACGGCAACGGTGCGTCGACCGATGAACATCTGGTGCCCGGCCGTGGGACGCAGCCGACCGCGGAGGTATGCCAGATGCTGGCGGCCAGCGACTTCACCGGGCATGTGATCCTCGAGGTCACCACCTCGGGTGCGCGCACCAAAGCTGAGCGGGAGGAGCTTCTGGTCGAGTCGCTTCAGTTCGCGCGCACCCACCTGTTGCGCTGA